One window of Bacteroidota bacterium genomic DNA carries:
- a CDS encoding NADH-quinone oxidoreductase subunit H, protein MLQVGIFLGFVALYALGAVYAERKVSAYIQDRLGPMEVGPRGLFQTIADILKLLLKENITPSAADKWLFALAPIVIFVSVFAGFAVIPVGPGILGASLNVGLLFIMAIVSIDVIGVLMAGWGSNNKYAFLGALRGVSQIISYEVPAAIALLSAVMMYGTLNLGELGAAQSLASPEPVYFLGWLDVTQVGGVLSWSMIRYPHLIVAWLVYFVAALAECNRAPFDLPEAESELVSGFHVEYSGFRFAVIFLAEYANMFLVGLIAAIVFWGGWASPLPNFMALAPGEAAGMGVGELFSHFQFGHLTTGTSAAGMAVWGAFWIIAKAFFSIFLMMWVRWTLPRVRVDQLLKVSWKVLTPLAFLLFAISAIWKLLEVGAHG, encoded by the coding sequence ATATTGCAAGTCGGCATCTTCTTGGGATTCGTGGCATTGTATGCCCTCGGGGCTGTCTATGCCGAAAGGAAGGTATCCGCCTACATTCAAGATAGGCTTGGGCCCATGGAAGTCGGGCCTCGGGGATTGTTCCAAACCATCGCGGACATCCTCAAGTTGCTCCTCAAGGAAAACATCACTCCGAGCGCTGCGGACAAGTGGCTGTTTGCTTTGGCGCCGATTGTCATCTTCGTTTCGGTTTTTGCAGGCTTTGCAGTGATTCCTGTCGGACCCGGAATTTTGGGTGCATCCCTCAATGTCGGCCTGTTGTTCATCATGGCCATAGTTTCGATTGATGTCATTGGCGTGCTGATGGCCGGCTGGGGCAGCAACAACAAATATGCATTTCTGGGAGCCCTGCGGGGTGTTTCCCAGATCATTTCCTACGAAGTACCGGCGGCGATTGCGCTACTCTCGGCGGTGATGATGTACGGCACGCTTAATTTGGGCGAATTGGGAGCTGCGCAGTCCTTGGCAAGTCCGGAGCCTGTCTATTTTCTGGGTTGGCTGGATGTCACCCAAGTCGGAGGCGTACTTTCCTGGTCCATGATCCGGTATCCTCACCTGATTGTGGCATGGCTGGTTTATTTTGTTGCTGCTTTGGCCGAATGCAACCGCGCACCGTTTGACTTGCCGGAGGCTGAGTCCGAGTTGGTGAGCGGCTTCCACGTGGAATATTCGGGCTTCCGGTTCGCGGTCATTTTCCTCGCCGAATATGCCAACATGTTTTTGGTCGGACTGATCGCCGCCATCGTTTTCTGGGGCGGATGGGCAAGCCCATTGCCCAATTTCATGGCCCTTGCCCCAGGTGAAGCCGCAGGCATGGGCGTCGGCGAACTCTTCTCCCATTTCCAATTCGGGCATCTGACAACCGGAACCTCTGCCGCCGGAATGGCTGTCTGGGGCGCATTCTGGATCATTGCCAAGGCATTCTTCTCGATTTTCCTCATGATGTGGGTGCGCTGGACGCTTCCGCGCGTACGCGTCGATCAACTGTTAAAGGTCAGCTGGAAAGTGCTCACGCCGCTTGCGTTCCTCTTGTTTGCCATTTCTGCCATTTGGAAGCTGCTGGAGGTCGGCGCACACGGATGA